Proteins encoded by one window of Molothrus ater isolate BHLD 08-10-18 breed brown headed cowbird chromosome 12, BPBGC_Mater_1.1, whole genome shotgun sequence:
- the HERPUD1 gene encoding homocysteine-responsive endoplasmic reticulum-resident ubiquitin-like domain member 1 protein, with product MEEPLSLLVRSPAQRHRDLHLSARPAWTVRRLKTELRRLLPDAPPEEDQKLIYSGKLLLDHHCLGELLPKHGELHALHLVYNFKTPANMQGTKSEVKADQPKLPSEARQESNVSSSNGARSRSSSGVQSSAEASNGLEPTQHPFQSVAPGFSAYTTYSMLQMSWFQQIYARQYYMQYLASTVASADPSHARHSQEIPVTPPAPLPDPFPAQNQPGNQNVAAQVNAVADQNLRMNAQGGPLMEEDEEGGNRDWLDWLYSATLLYVFVNMVYFYSSISRLLLVMGGTVLMYLHHAGRFPFRRRPVQPFPGNVPPQAALNQDQNNNFQRENGGRTNESEAPPDEGQAFQELQQASPSLMSTVWVFFKTFFASLLPEGPGLTRN from the exons ATGGAGGAGCCGCTGTCGCTGCTGGTCCGGAGCCCCGCGCAGCGGCACCGCGATCTCCACCTCAGCGCCCGGCCTGCCTGGACCGTGCGCCGCCTCAAGACCGAGCTGCGCCGCCTCCTGCCCGACGCGCCG cCTGAAGAGGACCAAAAGCTGATTTATTCTGGGAAGCTGCTTCTTGATCACCACTGTCTGGGAGAATTGTTGCCAAAG CATGGGGAGCTGCATGCTCTTCATTTGGTATACAACTTCAAGACTCCTGCAAATATGCAAGGAACCAAATCAGAG GTTAAAGCTGATCAGCCCAAGTTACCATCAGAAGCCAGGCAGGAATCAAATGTGTCTTCCTCAAATGGTGCAAGGTCGAGGAGCTCTTCAGGTGTCCAGTCATCAGCAGAAGCCAGTAATGg GCTGGAACCAACTCAGCATCCCTTCCAGAGTGTGGCCCCTGGCTTCTCTGCTTACACAACCTACAGCATGCTTCAGATGTCCTGGTTCCAGCAGATTTATGCAAGACAGTACTACATGCAATA CTTGGCTTCCACTGTTGCATCTGCTGACCCATCCCATGCACGGCATTCTCAGGAGATACCAGtgacacctccagctcctctcccagacCCATTTCCTGCCCAAAACCAGCCTGGAAACCAGAATGTTGCTGCTCAGGTTAATGCAGTGGCTGACCAGAACTTGAGGATGAATGCCCAAGGGGGGCCCCTCatggaggaagatgaggagggtGGCAATCGAGACTGGTTGGACTGGCTCTACTCAGCAACACTGTTATATGTTTTTGTCAACATGGTCTATTTCTACTCCAGCATCAGCAGACTCCTCCTCGTCATGGGTGGCACTGTTCTGATGTATCT GCACCATGCTGGACGGTTCCCATTTAGGCGAAGACCAGttcagcccttcccaggcaATGTTCCTCCTCAAGCTGCTCTAAACCAGGACCAGAACAATAATTTTCAG AGGGAGAATGGAGGCAGAACCAATGAGTCTGAGGCACCTCCTGATGAGGGACAGGCTTtccaagagctgcagcaggccAGCCCTTCACTCATGAGCACGGTGTGGGTTTTCTTCAAGACTTTCTTTGCCTCCCTCCTTCCAGAAGGGCCTGGACTGACCCGTAACTGA